A genome region from Triticum aestivum cultivar Chinese Spring chromosome 2B, IWGSC CS RefSeq v2.1, whole genome shotgun sequence includes the following:
- the LOC123044982 gene encoding protein ESSENTIAL FOR POTEXVIRUS ACCUMULATION 1, whose product MAASPDRANDDLCRRLAVDTPPPPQIAKEKQGLDTGMPLSPQWLMKEPSSQGSRSDATKTSGNGEDMDSSVKKKDVFRASVLDGEAARRDRWRDDEREPNSGPRWVRWRETDKEQADTRKVEKWSDDSSKFSVDGRRAPQERWGDSSNKEGNYDQRREGKWITRWGSSDKESENWRDRWGDSGKEGDASREKGFSQFVAHGKDGNIHDKDTERDDNISRSWKSSHPVGRGRGDSSYHPSQISQKPPSLYGYGRGKPDNEITGFSGSRGKFTPSSGSTNAGSTGSSRPFHLGLLSDRPGGASGDRTAFRYSRMKLLDIYRTTSHVTDFKMPFDVCEEGSAFMQEEMLEPSALFAPTTDEAVILKAIDKGEIINSGVHQVSKDGSVGKSNPDVVPSKQSKLGGRDDQPGSADDLKGETAGSLSGVPGNVDSLRTETPSYVVPQRSRFIGDHRLGPTDFPQQMPNVFDQESKVVGMTGVDELTSPIQPYPNPENLSLYYKDPQGRIQGPFSGADIIGWFEASYFGIDLLVRVANAPPDAPFLMLGDVMPHLRAKARPPPGFSTTKSTDMLMPETPPTGKFVSSSSTHSGSAGVGIFNSGPSRNGGAVEAQNRFLESLMSNGMQGPSAAMTGGLNEYNSSSFGNIAMAGGEMGNSMNYLLAQQRLLERQKSSQNAVPYWSADGIPAAQAQNKDTASEVSALHSKVPSTMADPSRQASQSQNVDLLAMLHSAEKPKAPAGLPPWSNYPESRNVNPNLHVDLTQGPLNMHQNLQNSQQMATAVQQQNFMPQNQPPLSHLPSEKLLAEISQDPQLLHMFQQQYLLSQLQLQSQPPVAPQPQPQLSMLDKMILLQQQQQQQQQQQHQQLQQRLQLEQQQLLLQQQHLVSHVAPHGHPNQQLDDPYGSKHTTLPAGDSMNLGVRTIQEVLEADRILTNHGTPQGSSQAFMSMRGMEGVGTSQSSVPTVPLPHEFFMGAPSKERFPHPQKLGNSASDNTQLSASMVSTMQTEVAERYEEASGNYQQVGIGKVESKPANILSLRSTEASSSALSEAKCFPETPLNQLSEIMSPHNRVQEITNTLDAVELTMTTDAKTPDAQETKKAEKKKKQKKKQTAVDVGKGAPNTVSQHPTLEAEVDASNQAVTKHGLPDDTDELFWGSTARGESSSRAVGPPLGFESYVNLPPKSLPEEYAINRAEWEPSALSEPHAAASQKGWKPTQGPRPKSLLEIQAEEQLRAQRVAADSAKITMPAPPVPSGPWNTMSASSEQQLGGAGKSLGGQESAGDSRNKRSQLHDLLAEEVLARSSNADNENIGNANDVLFPPLSPAVVQSDAPTFDDDDFIEAKDSKKNKKKGTKSKGSAAKAPLPVSSIDSSVMSIPAEKGKSSKQAKQEKEILPAPPSGPSFGDFVPWKTDQTNFAPAPAWSNDSAKVHKPLSLRDIQREEERRSGVVQQQPPSPTPAKVSVNQRNHGNASSKQASGSSPSKAVAPVQMSSNPSNRSKSNAEDDLFWGPSDHSKQDKKQSEFPSLASQSKSSMTKDQSSVNRHKSQASKLPLSTAPSANLIGKGKAEAANKQTEAMDFRDWCDSEWSRLTGTNDTSFLEFCIKQSTAEAEMLLRENVGSLDRNGQFIDRFLNYKAFLSTDVIEMAFRAPSNRAPRLNPASAAKGGPSAEAEQDTGGKKKGKKGKKVSAAVLGFNVVSNRIMMGEIQNVD is encoded by the exons ATGGCCGCCTCCCCGGACCGCGCCAATGACGACCTCTGCCGCCGACTCGCCGTAGACACGCCTCCACCGCCCCAGATCGCCAAAG AGAAGCAAGGCCTGGATACTGGCATGCCCCTTTCTCCTCAGTGGCTTATGAAG GAGCCCAGTTCACAGGGTTCACGCTCAGATGCTACAAAGACATCAGGTAATGGTGAAGACATGGACTCCAGTGTGAAGAAAAAGGATGTCTTCAGGGCTTCTGTGCTTGATGGTGAAGCTGCGCGTCGTGACCGTTGGCGTGATGATGAGCGGGAACCAAATTCAGGCCCTCGGTGGGTTCGCTGGAGGGAGACAGACAAGGAACAAGCTGATACACGCAAGGTAGAAAAATGGTCAGATGACTCGTCCAAGTTTTCTGTGGATGGCCGTCGTGCTCCACAGGAACGTTGGGGTGATTCCAGTAACAAGGAGGGCAACTATGACCAACGCCGTGAGGGCAAGTGGATTACTCGTTGGGGTTCCAGTGATAAGGAGTCTGAAAATTGGCGTGATCGCTGGGGTGATTCGGGCAAGGAGGGTGATGCTTCCCGTGAAAAAGGTTTTTCGCAGTTTGTTGCACATGGGAAAGATGGCAACATTCATGACAAGGATACTGAGAGAGATGATAACATTTCTCGGTCATGGAAGTCTAGTCATCCTGTGGGCCGTGGccggggtgattcttcttatcacCCCTCACAGATATCACAAAAACCACCTTCTTTGTATGGGTATGGTAGAGGGAAGCCAGACAATGAAATCACAGGTTTTTCAGGTTCTCGTGGAAAATTTACCCCTAGTTCTGGTAGTACAAATGCTGGCAGTACTGGATCTTCACGTCCATTCCATCTTGGTCTACTTTCTGACAGACCTGGTGGTGCATCAGGGGATCGCACAGCATTTAGATATAGTAGGATGAAACTGCTTGACATATACAGAACAACTTCCCATGTTACTGACTTCAAGATGCCTTTTGATGTTTGTGAGGAAGGGTCTGCATTTATGCAAGAAGAAATGTTGGAGCCTTCAGCATTATTTGCTCCGACGACTGACGAAGCG GTCATTTTAAAAGCAATTGACAAAGGGGAAATCATAAACAGTGGTGTCCATCAGGTTTCCAAAGATGGGTCTGTTGGGAAAAGTAATCCTGATGTGGTGCCGTCAAAACAATCTAAATTAG GTGGTAGAGATGATCAACCTGGAAGTGCAGATGATTTGAAGGGAGAAACAGCTGGAAGTCTCAGTG GTGTTCCTGGAAATGTTGATTCACTGCGTACAGAGACACCTAGCTATGTTGTTCCACAAAGATCTCGCTTTATTGGAGACCATAGGCTTGGCCCAACTGACTTTCCGCAGCAAATGCCCAATGTCTTTGATCAAGAAAGTAAAGTAGTCGGGATGACAGGTGTTGATGAGTTGACCAGTCCTATTCAACCTTATCCTAATCCAGAAAATCTCTCTTTATACTACAAAGACCCACAAGGTCGAATTCAAGGCCCATTTTCTGGTGCTGACATCATTGGCTGGTTTGAGGCTAGTTACTTTGGTATTGATTTACTGGTTCGAGTTGCAAATGCTCCTCCTGATGCGCCTTTCTTAATGCTTGGCGATGTTATGCCTCACCTACGAGCAAAGGCAAGGCCACCTCCAGGGTTTAGCACCACAAAATCCACTGATATGCTAATGCCGGAGACTCCACCTACAGGGAAATTTGTCAGCTCCAGTAGCACACATAGCGGATCAGCTGGTGTCGGTATTTTTAACAGTGGGCCAAGCAGGAATGGCGGTGCTGTTGAAGCTCAGAATCGTTTTCTGGAGTCACTGATGTCTAATGGTATGCAAGGTCCTTCAGCTGCTATGACTGGAG GGCTGAATGAATATAACAGCAGTAGCTTTGGCAACATTGCGATGGCCGGAGGCGAGATGGGGAATAGCATGAATTATCTTTTGGCACAGCAGAGATTGTTGGAAAGACAAAAATCTTCCCAAAATGCTGTTCCATATTGGTCTGCAGATGGTATTCCAGCAGCACAGGCACAAAACAAAGATACAGCTTCAGAAGTGTCTGCTCTGCACTCTAAAGTACCCAGTACAATGGCTGATCCATCTCGTCAAGCATCACAATCTCAAAATGTTGACTTGCTTGCTATGCTGCATTCTGCAGAGAAACCTAAAGCACCTGCGGGATTGCCACCATGGTCAAACTATCCCGAATCCCGAAATGTTAATCCTAACCTTCATGTGGATCTCACTCAAGGGCCACTTAACATGCATCAAAATCTGCAGAATTCTCAGCAAATGGCTACTGCTGTTCAACAACAGAACTTCATGCCACAGAACCAGCCACCTCTCTCTCATTTGCCATCAGAGAAGTTGCTTGCTGAGATATCTCAAGACCCACAACTCTTGCACATGTTTCAACAACAGTATCTGCTATCACAACTACAGTTGCAATCACAGCCGCCAGTGGCACCTCAACCTCAGCCACAACTCTCAATGTTGGACAAGATGATATtgcttcagcagcagcagcagcagcagcagcaacagcaacatcaGCAGCTGCAACAACGACTACAGCTTGAGCAACAGCAGTTGTTGCTGCAACAACAGCACCTAGTTTCTCACGTTGCACCTCATGGACATCCCAACCAACAGCTTGATGATCCTTATGGGTCGAAGCATACTACATTGCCAGCTGGTGATTCTATGAATCTTGGTGTTCGAACAATTCAAGAGGTTCTTGAAGCTGATCGTATTTTGACTAACCATGGTACACCCCAGGGATCTAGTCAAGCATTTATGAGTATGAGGGGTATGGAGGGTGTTGGAACATCACAAAGCTCTGTACCTACTGTGCCATTGCCTCATGAATTTTTTATGGGCGCACCTTCGAAAGAACGGTTTCCCCATCCTCAGAAGTTGGGAAACTCGGCAAGTGATAACACTCAACTTAGTGCAAGTATGGTCAGTACGATGCAAACAGAAGTTGCAGAAAGGTATGAGGAGGCTTCTGGAAACTATCAGCAAGTTGGAATAGGTAAAGTTGAAAGTAAGCCTGCAAATATTTTAAGTTTAAGATCTACAGAGGCCAGCAGTTCAGCTCTTAGTGAAGCTAAGTGTTTTCCTGAGACACCACTGAATCAACTATCAGAGATCATGTCGCCTCATAATCGTGTCCAGGAAATTACAAATACCCTTGATGCAGTTGAGCTAACTATGACAACTGATGCAAAAACTCCTGATGCACAAGAGACAAAGAAAGCTGAAAAgaaaaagaagcagaagaagaaacagACAGCTGTAGATGTTGGCAAAGGAGCTCCAAACACAGTTTCTCAACATCCAACACTAGAAGCTGAAGTTGATGCTTCAAATCAGGCTGTTACTAAGCATGGTTTGCCAGATGACACAGACGAACTTTTTTGGGGTTCCACTGCCAGAGGGGAAAGCTCTTCTAGAGCAGTTGGACCTCCGCTGGGCTTTGAATCATATGTGAATTTGCCTCCCAAAAGTCTTCCTGAGGAGTATGCTATCAATAGAGCTGAATGGGAACCTAGTGCTCTATCCGAGCCTCATGCAGCGGCAAGCCAGAAAGGTTGGAAACCTACCCAAGGACCCAGGCCTAAATCACTGCTGGAAATTCAAGCTGAGGAACAACTAAGAGCACAGAGGGTAGCTGCGGACAGTGCCAAGATAACCATGCCAGCGCCTCCTGTGCCATCAGGTCCTTGGAATACCATGTCTGCATCTTCTGAGCAACAATTGGGGGGTGCAGGTAAATCACTGGGTGGCCAGGAAAGTGCTGGTGACTCCAGGAACAAGAGAAGTCAGTTGCATGATTTGTTAGCGGAAGAAGTTCTGGCAAGGTCTAGTAATGCAGACAATGAGAACATAGGCAATGCTAATGATGTGTTGTTTCCTCCTCTATCACCTGCTGTTGTTCAGTCTGATGCTCCTACTTTTGATGATGATGACTTCATTGAGGCCAAGGACtcgaaaaagaacaagaaaaagggGACAAAGTCAAAAGGATCTGCAGCCAAAGCCCCATTACCTGTTAGTTCCATTGATTCATCAGTTATGTCTATACCAGCTGAAAAGGGCAAATCTTCAAAGCAAGCGAAACAAGAGAAGGAAATACTTCCGGCTCCTCCAAGTGGTCCATCCTTTGGAGATTTTGTTCCTTGGAAGACTGACCAGACAAATTTTGCGCCTGCTCCAGCATGGTCCAATGACTCTGCGAAGGTGCACAAACCTTTGTCTTTGAGAGATATTCAGAGAGAGGAAGAAAGGAGATCAGGTGTTGTCCAGCAACAACCACCCTCACCTACTCCAGCAAAGGTTTCGGTGAACCAACGGAATCATGGTAATGCTTCTTCTAAGCAAGCTTCTGGGTCTTCTCCATCAAAGGCAGTTGCCCCTGTCCAGATGAGTTCCAATCCTTCCAATCGTTCCAAGTCAAATGCTGAAGATGATCTGTTTTGGGGCCCATCTGACCACTCCAAACAAGATAAGAAACA GTCAGAATTCCCAAGTCTAGCAAGTCAGAGTAAAAGTTCCATGACGAAAGACCAGTCTTCAGTAAACCGTCACAAGTCTCAGGCTAGCAAGTTGCCACTTTCAACGGCTCCTAGTGCTAACCTCATTGGGAAAGGGAAAGCAGAGGCAGCAAACAAGCAGACAG AGGCAATGGACTTCCGGGATTGGTGCGACAGCGAGTGGTCCAGGCTCACTGGAACAAATG ATACAAGTTTCCTTGAGTTCTGCATTAAGCAGTCGACTGCTGAAGCAGAAATGCTTCTCCGGGAGAACGTCGGCTCTCTCGACCGCAACGGCCAGTTCATCGACAGGTTCCTCAACTACAAGGCTTTTCTGTCCACAGATGTGATCGAGATGGCATTCAGAGCGCCCAGCAACCGTGCCCCCCGCCTGAACCCCGCTTCTGCAGCCAAAGGAGGGCCAAGTGCTGAGGCAGAGCAGGATACAGGAGgaaagaaaaaagggaagaaagggaagaaggtgagCGCAGCGGTTTTAGGGTTCAATGTAGTCAGCAACCGCATCATGATGGGAGAGATCCAGAACGTGGATTAG